The genomic DNA GAATTAACCCCGGAGAAAAAGCGAGTTTttatctaatatatatacaattggcGCTCATCTAGCAAAAATGTTTGGTATAGCTTTTCTTTATGTTTTTGGTTCTTGACAATTAACTCGAGAcccacaaaatttaatttatttgattagaGACTGATGGAGGCCGTTTAATTCGTAAAAACTAACTaacaaaattgtattaaaaaattaacaaataaaataatatatttaataaattcaaattttaaatatttattttggcaaGAATCGATTTTCCTTATGtgcaatttttctaaaaataatgaCGAGTAATTTTTCCCACAATTATTTTTGCACTTTCAGCCTGATCCCAAAGGAATTGAAATAATATCTGCATATGATGTTtcatatgaaagaaaaatattttaccgaTTCCCAGCTTTGACTGCTTAAATTTTCGTGAGAAAAGTTTCGTGCACTTGTTCCCCCGCATACTCTCTCAGCACAGGTTGTACATTTTTTCGGAAACATTTCAATTTGTGGTAGTGCGACCGCATTAATTTTATGCTCATACGAGTGTGTCAATGGCCATTAATTCTCGCCCTCAATTGATTGAATTGAAATGTTCCGCTCTGAATCAAAGCCCAAGCTGGTGTGTCAATGCAAGTGGCAATCAATGTGGAGAGAAGGTCGCACCCCAGCAAACAAAGTGCTTACGGTTGTGCGCgtacatatattgatttgtCATTAATGTCGTCATACAACACCCTACGTATGATTAGTGTGCTTGTGTAAATATGCAGTGAGtggcaaatacaaaaataaatatgtgctcAAGCATTTGATGTGAATCCCGGTGGATTAAGTGGCACTCGTGTGTGGCAATATCAATAATTGCCCAAACAAGTGTAATATGGCAGTGAGGGGGAGGAGGCGGCAAGTgatttattgagaaaaatttgctACAACGACTTTTGCACTAATAAATTACAAAGACAATGATATTCGAATAAATGAACTATAGCTTTCTATAAATTCTGTCTGCTCTGCAACCCTTTTCAAGTTGACTCTTTTTGGAACTGTCAAAAAGTCGACATTTCGTGCTCATAATTGATTGTCATAATTTTTAAGTCAGTTAAGTTTTGCTTGTCAATGCGTCACACGAAAACACCGTTCATCGCTAAATGATGGTGGCAGACGAAAATAGTTCTTTAATTAACATAATCCCTCTCCGCAGTCCAATCGGCCACGACTACGCTTTTTTGTATACTCTCGTGCATCTACAGCGGGAGGACAAAACTTTTTGGCAGTtcaagtaaaaattaaacataattacGTTTTAATAATCTTTATTGcgctttttacaacttttaaaCAAATTGCGGTTACTACGCATTGCTCCTGTCCCGTCGGACTGGCTGTCATATGCGGCAACTTTCCTGGCATCTCATCATGACAATCATCCCTCAATTAGGGGATGGAACACAACACAGAAAAGTAACGAAAACTTTAACCACTTAACCGCAAATTAGAATGCGTGTATGAGAGTGTAGCAACGAGTATAGCACATTGAGCGTGTTTAACCCAACTTTTTATGAATTGCTAATAATGAatatcaaaatatgtattttctttttaatacacatatttaaTGCATACGAAACTGAACTACACTTTTTGTGGCAGTGTGGTAAATAATGTGCcctaaaattactaaaaaacaagaaaaaacgttaacttcggttgcgccgaagctataatacccttcacaaaaacaaaggcctcttacaagaacttgattccgaacgttcaatttgtatggcagctatatgatatagtgatctgatctgaccaatttctgtggagaataatttgttgcccttataactcgtgcctaatttcgtgaagatacctcgtcaaataaaaaaatgttccatgcaagcactttactccgatcgttcagttaatatggcagctatatgctatagccatccgatccatacaatttcttcggagattagattaatgctttaaataataatacatgccaaatgtcgtgaagatacctcgtcaaatgaaagagtttcccatacaaacacttgattccgattgttcagtttgtatggcagctatatgctatagtggtccgatatcggccgttccgacaaatgagcagcttcttgcggagaaaaagaagtgttcaaaatttcagatcgatatctcaaaaactgagggactagttcgcgtatatacagacggacagacggacggacggacagacagacggacatggctaaatcaactcagctcgtcacggtgatcatttatatatatactttatatggtctccgacgtttccttctgggtgttacaaacttcgtggcaaaattaatataccctgttcagggtataaatattagttataaaatATCAGACTGATAAgtactataaatatatttaaatatatataacaagcatttaaaataaaaaaagatacgACTGCGAGTACAGTCGCCATAATCGATGCACAGAAGAAAGAGTTACAGAAATATCTTAAACGtcttatattgtataaatatgtagttttgaagaagctaatttttatttcgagGAATTCCGTTATTGATTTGGGATTATTTGAGTAATTTTTGGTCGaagatttaaatgaatttttatggCGAGAATTGTCATCAATTTCGGTACAAATGGCACGGCATCTCTGCGTAAATCAATTGGCATTCGCAAAAGCTTTGGGAAAGCCAGAGATGCCATACTTTTTGTTTGCAGAGCAGCACACGACTTGTTTACGCTCTGTTGCACAGATCTAATGAAGATTTACTTTTAACGATTTTACACAAATTCCAGTCCAAataatccacacacacacacacatacatatgttcgcGTTTGAACATTTGttctgtgtgtgtttgtgtgagtggCGCAGATGTTGCCGCAATTCATTTTGTATTTCTATCGCCAACGTTTGCCATTGACCATTCCGTAAAATATGGCGGCAGTCACAGTCGTACTGTCGTGTGTTtgtcggtgtgtgtgtgtgtgtgtgtgtgtgtgtgactggTGTGTTTTCGTCCATATTCGCAATAAAAGCatcgaaatgcaaaaacaataatcGCTGAGCTACAAATCCTACAAGCAATTATAAATGTTGTAGCAAACACAATTTTTgtacacacgcgcacacacacacatgcattacATACACTCCCGCCGTTATGGCCATATTGCCAGAGTTGTCTGCTGCACGTACACTGGATAAATCGGAGAGTGAAAGCAAATCGCTTGCAATTGCCGCATGTCGCATGCCACACTGATGTGTATTCTAGCTACTtcaacgacaacaacagcaacgccaTATGCAACAATATTGCAGCAACACTTTATACGAGTTGCCATTATTCTTTTTgcattgcagttgttgttgccgctgccATGTTGTGCTATTGCCAGATTTATGTGCACTATATGCGGATATAAATTCTAAATACGCGATCACAAACCCATTTCCTATGCGGCAAACACGGACCAACACTTTTTCAATCGCAGCATCCGCCTCCGCCCGCTTTACATACACCCTTACATGGTTGCTTCtgtatttatgcacatattGTGTCCGACTGCTGCATGCTTGTAGTTTGGCTTTTATTGTCACTGTTGTGTCATGGCGTTGCCAATGAATGCGAGCAGAAGGTTCTATATAGAGCTTTTTTCAATTAGAATGCTTGCATTGATAGTTTGCCATGGAGTGATTCTTCTAAATGGCTACATTGCGCAATTATTGCAATTAGAATTGCACACCCGAAGCGCTACGGTTGTGGGAGGGGGAGGTCGGCGTGTTGCTGCAAAATCGACAAAGAGTGACCGTAATCGCTGCTTTGTGGTGGCGGTCGCTGCTGTGGTCAGTTCAAGTGTTTACAATTCGCCTCTATAAATCAGTCGGTTGTCTTTTAATCCGTTTTAATTGCTTATGGTTCTCGCTGGCAACCATAAAcgagcaaatttttattataaaacatgcGTATCGCTGTTATTGCTTCTGACTGATGCTGATGATGTCGCTGCAACAGGCGATTAAACGTGCCCATTACAAGCACTTGTCCATGGTGCATGATCTAAGAGGTGAGAGTCTCGCATCTCCGACAATGTCTTTATCCAATACAGCATGAGTTCAATTACTGGGTTtcattttagcatttttttattgtagctAAATTAGATATAAGATTATCAGACCTTCACAATATTTcagaaaactttatttaaagcGCTCgccaattctaaaatattaaaataatgttcTCACTTTAATTTGCGTAAAACGCTATATTTAAACTCAATCAAAATCttataaatctttatttttaagaTCTTTCAGTACACATTGCATATTCTTCTATTTGTgtatgtttttggtttttgttgcaaAGAGCCAGCACTGAACACATTGTATACATTGTGGGCTTCTGTAACTGTTTTTCCCGTTGTTACTGCGATGTGGCGACATTTTGTCATTTTTAATTGCTGCAGAAGTAGCATTTGTATTTAACGATTGTCGCTATTGCCCTCAGCTGACGCAAGTGGCAGGGACTCTGGAGGGAGGGCTCAACTACGACGCACACGCCCACATGTACTCGATTGCCACTACGGCACATATTTTATCCATTTATTGCCGCAACGCGCAGCATACGGAAACGGAAGtgtttaacacacacacacacacacacacacgtaaacGCACATTCAAACTCCGTTGCACAAGCGTGTGGTCAACAcgcatttaaattcaatttgctGCTGCCAGTGGGCTCCCATGTGTGTCATGGCGTTGGCATTGTCCACACGCTCACCCACACATTTCGCCATCCATTCGTAGATCTGAGCTACTGTTTCGACGGCCATTGTTGCTTGCTGGCTGGCAGTATGGCTTGTTGCTGCATTCTTTGTTGTTAGCGGAAGACAAATGAGCCGGAGAAGAGCAGCGGCGAGTGTTGTCTCGGGTTTATTGTTTCCCAGAAATGTTTGCACTGCACGCTCGCAAGCGATACATGAAGAATTGCAGTGCCGCCTAATCCTTGCGATGCGTGTTAGGTTGCTGCTGTCTTTTATTGCCTTCCAGTAGAGTTCACTTTACTCCTTTTAGCCCAAGTATGCCCAGCTGTGCTACCAAATCGACCATTAAAATATGTATCGACTTCAATTTGGTGCGTATGCGGGTGCGGCTAACGAAGTTTCGGATTTAAAATTCCACCAATTTAAGGATTTTTAACTAAAGTGAAAATATTCGAGATAAATGGAGACTTCTCAACAATAAAGTCCAAAAGAAATTTAGGGTTGCTTTCATTTTGATGTATAGACAACTagatttaaatacaatatttttggttttagcATTACAAttcaagtttaaattaaaatgagtatgttatttgtatttttatatgaatacgCTCATATACATCTCAACTTATTAAAGTCTTTGAATTACCAATTAAAGGAGCTGAAAACACACAAATACGAAACACGGCGCACTCCCACACATTGTCCACCAAACAATAAAAACTAAGCGCTTCCTCATTCTTTTGTTGTTTAACTGCATTTCTGCCTTTAGCCAATGGACATAGCCGCCAACTCGACTGTCACCACGGCGCATTGTCGGCGACATGTTGATATCACACCAATTTAGCGCCTGTCAGAGAGTGCTCGGCGATCTCCGCAACCATACAGCATTGCCTGCCGGTCACCCGTCCGCCGCGCGCCCTTAATGTTGGTattaaattcatttcatttaaacgAGATTGTGTGGCATTAATGCACATTGTTGTAAGCATGCCTTTGGCTGACGCGCAAGTGTGTTGCATAAGCCACATATTTATGACATTTTGATTTGCGTGAAATTTGCTTTATGCACGCAGGCGCGTCGTCACATAAACGCCCAGCAATTCAACTGTGTTCTCGTTGATTTCATAACGTTAGCTCAACGTGCAACAAACACTTCGCTCTGCATGGAAACTACACAAATGCACTACACTTCACACGCATTTCTGCACCTTGTTTGATTCAaaagaaaatcatttttaaatttttgcaccTTTTTTCCAGTGCGGTGGCCACCTCAGCGAGGCGACTGCTGCTGCAACTGTATCACTGCGTGTCGGTGGCGAGCATGCGTGCGGCCCATGCTGTCATGGCCTGCCCTTCTGACATCTTGCTGCTGCATTGAAGGTGTTTGTGGCGCGCGTGCGCATTGCGGAACGCTGGTATCAACGCCACCCTCCCGATCGTCAGAGCTGGCTGCCTGCGACTGCAGCGTGTTTGCATTGccaattaaatgaatatatgcGTGCATGCGGCGTTAAGTGTGCAACAGACGCCAACAAAACAAGCGAAAAATACTGTGGAGAATGGAGCAGGAAAAAACCAAACTAAAGCGacatatttttgacatttttatgaGCGCTGCGCACATATATCAATTTGCACTCgtgtgttgttgttagtgttgccGCTGTTGTTGGCGTGCATTAAATGGAATTCCACATAAACGGGCGCCCACGATGCCATTTCATAAATGTCCATTGAAGTAGACACAGCGGCACGGAGGCGCGCTGGCGTTGATGCCCAGAGGCGCCTGCGCTGCTGTGTGGCTGACGCTTACCTTCACTCTGCGTGCTGTTGCCGTAGCTGGCTTTGCTGTTGCTGATGCTCGCTGTGCATTGATTTTCGCGGCTCAGCGCAAGACTCTGCACTCTCCCGTTCCCCAGCCTAGGTCGTGCGTCCGCGACACATTTCGTgcgaatattatttatttgctagAGCTGTGCCTGTAACTAAGGAAGAATCGGAAATTGGAAGAGTCTGAGAGTTAGGAATTTATCACACTTTCGCATTCGCATTTTTGGTTCGCCTTGACGCGTGCGCTACAGTAGGTCTTCAGTGGTAACACACCTTCCGCATGGAAACAGAAATTGTTTACTTTCATTTATCTCACACTTGAGTATAATTGTTACAATTACTTtgtatgaaattattaaaatagcaaataattaCTTACAATCATCGACCGGGTTCAATAAGTCGCTCACTTTTTTCGAAGcagttttaataaaatgctAATTCGGAAAACAAACCGATTTATGAAACAGCAATTGCGACAGGCGATCGcattaaatgaattaatataACAAATCTGGGCGATAATTTGCGGTGGAGCTCGTTGATTAATGCGGCAATCAACAGTCAATAGCAATAGTTCAAAGCGTTTAAAACTAGCCATAAGAATTAACAactaattttctataataactaaattgcacatatatatgcatgctcatgtatgtgtatatgtcgcCATAgctatggttgttgttgtaaatatgaACGAGTTGTTGAATTGAAGTGATGACTTGCAAATCAGCATTTCACAGCTTTCAAGTGACGATAATTGCAACAAATTACGGTTTACCCGCTCGCATACCGCTCGTAACGTAAGCATTAACATAAACATaactatttatttgcatatgcaCATTTGAGTGCGATTAACGCAAGCCGTCGCTAATTGCCAGCTAACTGTTTGATTTAATGGCTATCGGCTGGTGTAGCTCACCGGCGCAGCGCTGAATGCCGCTGCAATTTGTGCTtgctagtgttgttgttgttattgttgcatttcGATTTCACTTCTGCACTTTTGCGCTTTTATTTAAGTAAACTTTGACTTATGAACGCTGCACCGTTTGCGCCGATTTTTCAGCGCTCTGCACGAATGCGGCGCTGTGGCGCTCGGCGCATGCGCATAAACTACACGCCGAGCTGTAGGTGGTGTTGCGTGTGCTGCGTGATGCGTTTGCCGCGTGCATTGTCATCTCCCGTTGTTCGGCGTCTcataaatttctgttttttatgCATCGATCGGGAATATGGTCGTCTGTTCGCTTTATTTGTTTGTACAGCAAATTTCGACTGAATTATGGAACAATGCAAAGatttatttgcagaaatttgaGGTGTCAAAATAAAGCTGCGAAACATGGTCAACACAAATTGCATGTGGTAGAGGCAagcaatcaataaaaatattataattaaagagAGACTTTAGTGCAGTTAGAGAACGAAGATCTCGCGATTGCCAATGATTCCAAGTACCAAGTATTATATATGCCCGCTGTCAATCTAGTGAACATCTATAAGTAACTACAATTGTTGAAAGCTCTTTCGAAACTGAATAGAGTTAGTCTTACAAATTTGCTCTGTTGCCAATTTTCTCCACACTGTCTTGTCCGCTTGTTATCACGCATACAGCATTGAGCCCGTCTTCAAGCTTGAACACAGTTCGATACTTAAATCGAAGCGCTGCAGTTGACCTACTGTCAAAAAAATAGAGACCATAAAGCAGTAAAATGGAACAGCATTAAATTAATAAGAATGTTTAGGCTTCCCAACACTTTGGCTGGCAGCATTATTCGACAAAAAAGTAATCTCCTAATTTCCGACGGCTACACAAGCGGTATCTTCAAGCATCAGCGATCGCTTACATCATCCTCACCATCAGCAACATCAATGACGGTATCTTTATCTGCAGCGGCATCAACAGCACTGGTAGCCACAACATCGTTTGACTGACTGCCGTTCTGTCGATTAGCTGTCCATCCATCCGTTCGCGCAGCCGCAAACGCAATCATTTCTTGCGTAGATCATCAAACTCGCACGCCACGCAGTCTACCAAAACGCGATCGACAGCAATTGCTGTGCCTGCATTTCATCAGGAAGAGTTAGCCGGTAGAGGGATAGAACGCATTCTGGTTCTGCTGATTTTTGATGGTCCGCACATTTCGTCGgtgcaattatttatatacgaaAACCCAGACATAATTACAGGGCGGTACGCAGTTTTCGGAGTTAACACTTTCGTAGTTGGGAAAATGCCGCTGGCGTATTTTATTGATGCAACAAGCGGCCGACAAGTCGACTAATATAACAGATGAATACTGCAAAACCTCGTAGCATTTAGGATGTCTGCGGCTAAGAGATCTCTGTGGATGCTCTGGTTTTCTTTCGATGATGGATTTTTGatgtttctttaaatattttctgattAACGCGTCGCTGAATGTGGTATATAGCACACATAGCTCAGAAATTTGATAGTCACGGATAAACGGATTCGATTTAAATATTCGCTAAGTCGTTAGAGGCTCTTTGACGTTGTGGCTTAAAAAAGCCTTCTTAATGAGAACGCAAGTATTTGTGAAGCATAAgccataaatattaaaagtgaaGGGACCTGATCCTTGGATTTGGATTCAGAAGTTCAAGGTGCGCCTCATATATCAGCTGATAGTatatgatacatatatataatattgctaTCAATGAGGAGCCAACTCGTTTATACGCTGAAGGaactaaatatatttggtaAGGGCTGCTGAGAAAACCATAACGATTTGTTGTGAATACGCTGAGGAGATAATGttcataacaacaacatttattaaaaatgcaaGCGATCACTGCCATATTCCGCGAATATTTGCTTATGTGATATCAGTAGCGCCGTTGAAATTGTCGAACTGATTACAATTGAGAACAGCAATCTCAATATTTGCTTAATCGAAGTACTTGCGTAATCTAAAATGAAAGCTTGACTTACAAATCAAGCCTAATCAGTGTCTTCGAGTGCAGCCGAAGTATACATCTATATGTGCAgggtatatgtacgtatgaacCACGCAGTCCATATCGCGCTAACAATCGCTGgcctttacaacaacaaaatgcaatCAAAACAAATTGATTGAGAGAAATATTATAGACAAGAGAAACCGATTTTAGTACCCTGTTTATGGCACGCTGAATGCCGCAACACTCAGCGCCTCAACACGTATTTATTTCAGAGTttatatataccaaatttttttgtttgaacggATCGTTACAGTGATTGTCgtctatatgtatgcacatgcatatagttgttgttgtcgcttgtCACTTCTCTCAGATGGTCactaattgttgttgcttaacGCGGATATTTTAACAACTTTATTATGAACAACCAATTAAACCGCATCGAGTCGATTTGCAGTTAAAGGTGAAAATTACACACAGCAGTGGTGGGAGAGCCAGAGGAATGCTCGGAAGGGAAACAGAAACCAAAAACTAAAACTTGTTGCTTGCCTCTGGCAACATTTTGCCATCTTCATTCACCATTCACCAAGCGATGGAGCCATTAATGTCTGGGCACATGTCACCAGCGAATTTATGCACCGAATGAAATAGAGTTTGCAATTACAATGAAATGGTTGCCTGGTGTGCATacataagtaatacatacagCTGATgccttatataatttttttgaaataatgaaaacttttggaGCAATTGGTttcaaaaaagttgaaaaacataaaaaaaaatatttttagaagcaGATAGTGAGATTACCGCCAAATTTAGTTTGAAAGTCGGTACTTGGAAGTGTATACAAAGCAGCGCCAATTTTAATTCTGCTTGAATTAGTGTAGAGTGTGGGTTTTGGAAGCTAAAAGATTGTTGAACAGTGTACGGTGATAAGCAAGAAGCTGGGATTTTCGGCCAAATATAACATTTCTAGTCTCTGTACGCTTAGTGCTCGTTATTATTCGTAAGTGAGCTGACGTACTTGCTGCCGCAAAGATGACTAAAATAGGTGAGACGcaagtaaataaatttcattaataattaATGTGTTTTTAAATGCCTCAATTAGCTGTATTGTTGCTTGGCTTATTACACCTGCAATTCTCTAATGGATTGGATCGCCAAAGTCGTGTTGAATTCGCCTTGAATTTCTTCAAAACAATCTCAACATATCAGCCAAATGAGAACATCATCGTATCTCCCATCTCGGTGCAAACCTGCTTAGCGATGACGTATGTCGGCTCTGATAATCAAACGGCAGCTGAGATGCAACGCGTGCTCTCTCTGAAGCGATTTGCTAGCAAAGCGGACGCAGCCGTCGATTTTGGCGAATTCATACAAACTACTGTCAAATCTCCCCAAAGTAAACTGGAAATGGCCAATCGCATTTATATTGATAAACGACTACAAATAGTACCCACATACTATGAGTTAATTAGCAAATATTTTCGGTCTACAGCGGTAACGATAGATTTCGCAAGTAATGAGGAAGCGGCGCAAAGCATAAATGCGTGGGTAGAGTCCGAAACTCATGGAAAGATAAAAAGCCTTATTAATCCATCCGCCTTGACAGCAGACACTGCTATAGTGCTGACGAATGCAATATACTTCAAGGCGGAGTGGCTTTATCCATTCGATCCGTCATACACAGTTCCACGAGATTTTAATTTGAACTCGGCGCAGAAAGTAAAGGTGCCAATGATGTATCGAACAGATGTGCACATAAAATATGCTGAAGTGACTAGGCTCGATCTAGTTGCAGCGGAGCTGCCATATAACGACACAGCTCTCCGTATGTTGATATTGTTACCAAATCAGTTAGATGGCGGAGTTGCTAGATTGGAGCAGACATTGAGCATGAACGCACTGCAGCATGTGAAGTATTTGTTGAAAGAAACGACTTTGGATGTCATGCTGCCAAAGTTTAAAATTGAATTCGATTTAAGCTTGGTTGAGCCTTTGAAGACAGTGAGTAGTTGCACTTTAAAAAGTgacttatacaaatattttgctatTATTCAGATGGGTATGAATTTGTTGTTTTCTAATGCTGAACTTTCAAATATGGTGACTGGCGCCAAGGGCCCACTCTATGTGTCAGAGGTTAAGCATAAGGCTTTCATTTCAGTGGACGAAAAAGGTTCAGAGGCTGCAGGTGCCACATGTAAGTATAAAATAGCCTTCAAGTGAAACATAATTTAGGTGTTCCTCATTATTCTCGCAGACTCGCAAATACTAGAGAGATCAGGTCGCTTCTTCCAGCCGAACTTGAAAGTCGATCGGCCATTCGTATTCATCATATTGGACGATAATGCGATCTACTTTACTGGGCATGTGCTGAAATTCTGAGACGAATGATTTATTGGCTTCCAAACGCCAAAGTGGCGCCAACTGGAGTCGAGTGATTGCTGTGggcaaatttcaaatttataggTAGAACAAAATGCCATTAGCGGAACAAATGAGGTAGAAAAGAATCATGGAAATAAATAGTGTAGATAATGAGAAATCAACAAATGATTGACTTTGATTTCTAGTTGATTACTCACCAATCAGTTGAAACTGCTAACAAATTAACGTTAATCATTAATTATAGTCTGACGGTGTTGAAGAATCACCGTTGAACTACACGGTTGTAACGACCTACGTGCATGCGGTGGTTGCGAATCAACTTGTTGCAGGTCTTGTAAGAATAATTACTGGAAAATATTAGATTCTCACTTAACGCAATTGTTTCGGCATATATTTATTCTCAATTGTGAAACtgttattgaaattataaaatactgAGTGATTAAAGTTCCCTGCTTGGTACACTCTCTACCCACACTGCGAAGAGAGTCAATGTGATGGTTGCATGTTCCCGCAGGGCAATGACTGCTTAAGAGTGCTCTGTGGGGAGATTTCTAACGCTTTCGTCATCTGACCGGTTGATCGAGTATTGACTGATTTGTCTGATCTTCACTTCGCAGTCAAACGTTTATTTACGAAGGTGTTTGAAAGTATCTGTGCTTATgattttttgtaaaacattCCATAAATGATTAATCTTTCGCTTACTACCTCGCTCTCTTAAATCGGGAATATATTAACGAAGCAACAACTTTATTTGTGTGAGGTTAATGTGAATTTCATTCTGTGACGGTTGATTTAGTTTATGAAAATGGATTTTTATGACGGCGCCAAAGTGTGGCGACGATGGTGTTACTTTTGTTAAGGTTTGCTCATAAATTacgcatatataatttatttttttattatgaacgCGTCAAAGTTTTGCTGGGGAGTCTATATCGAGTAATTTTATTGGACGCTTCAAAATTTTTGTGATGTTTAGTTACCAAATAAACCACTAGTACAGGAATAAACATCCATCATTACATCAAGCAGAAATCGGTTTCAGCAAAATCTTAAGTTTGTTGCCGTCAAAGCTTTAAGCGCCAATGTGTTGAATGAACTGTCAGAAAAATCATTTATTTCCCACTAAAAATGTTGTCAAAGTAACAATGTTGCCATTTTATGACACCGCCACTGCAGGCACATTTGCCAACACACTCATGTTCAAACGCGCAGATCCATTTGTGCAACAAAAATGTCGAACAGATGAAACGAGATGTGATTTA from Bactrocera oleae isolate idBacOlea1 chromosome 3, idBacOlea1, whole genome shotgun sequence includes the following:
- the LOC106619325 gene encoding serine protease inhibitor 42Dd isoform X1: MTKIAVLLLGLLHLQFSNGLDRQSRVEFALNFFKTISTYQPNENIIVSPISVQTCLAMTYVGSDNQTAAEMQRVLSLKRFASKADAAVDFGEFIQTTVKSPQSKLEMANRIYIDKRLQIVPTYYELISKYFRSTAVTIDFASNEEAAQSINAWVESETHGKIKSLINPSALTADTAIVLTNAIYFKAEWLYPFDPSYTVPRDFNLNSAQKVKVPMMYRTDVHIKYAEVTRLDLVAAELPYNDTALRMLILLPNQLDGGVARLEQTLSMNALQHVKYLLKETTLDVMLPKFKIEFDLSLVEPLKTMGMNLLFSNAELSNMVTGAKGPLYVSEVKHKAFISVDEKGSEAAGATYSQILERSGRFFQPNLKVDRPFVFIILDDNAIYFTGHVLKF
- the LOC106619325 gene encoding serine protease inhibitor 42Dd isoform X2; this translates as MPQLAVLLLGLLHLQFSNGLDRQSRVEFALNFFKTISTYQPNENIIVSPISVQTCLAMTYVGSDNQTAAEMQRVLSLKRFASKADAAVDFGEFIQTTVKSPQSKLEMANRIYIDKRLQIVPTYYELISKYFRSTAVTIDFASNEEAAQSINAWVESETHGKIKSLINPSALTADTAIVLTNAIYFKAEWLYPFDPSYTVPRDFNLNSAQKVKVPMMYRTDVHIKYAEVTRLDLVAAELPYNDTALRMLILLPNQLDGGVARLEQTLSMNALQHVKYLLKETTLDVMLPKFKIEFDLSLVEPLKTMGMNLLFSNAELSNMVTGAKGPLYVSEVKHKAFISVDEKGSEAAGATYSQILERSGRFFQPNLKVDRPFVFIILDDNAIYFTGHVLKF